GGGGCAAATGCTCTTCGCTCGAAACGCTGAGCGGCAGCGGCCCCCGCAACCATGAGAGCCGTCCGCCCGCGGGTGTGATACACTCCGCGACCAACGCGCGGACATCCGCGCCTCGCGTCGCCGTTGCGAGGCACGCCGCCGGATTGACCGGAGCCTCGGCCAGGCCGCCGCCTGACATCACCATGCGATGCGTGTAGGTGGCCGGGCGCGGTGAGCGGCAGTCATCCATTTCCATTTGCGCCGTTTGCACGGTGAACTCGTCTGAAAGCGAAGCGGCCAGCATCAAACCGAGCCGTTTCCGCAATCCCGGCGCGTGCTCCAGCGGACCGTAAATGATGAGCGAGCCGCCGCCATCGGCCCATGCGAGCAGCCGCTCCTCGCCTCCGGCCGCCAGCGGCGCGGGAGTCACGAGGATACGTCCGGCCAGCACAGCGCCGACGCGCGCCCCGAGCGCGTCAAACGTCCGCGTACTCATGACCGTGTTGAGCGGCACGCCATCGTTGAGCGCCTCGCGTGCAAACCAGTCGGTGTGAAACAATCTCGCGGGCTCCGGCGCCGGACCGAGTTGCGAGTCATGCAATTCGTCAAACGGATACAGCCAGACAATGGGCCCCGCGGCATCGGGCCGCTCGTCCCAGGCGCGCAGCAGATGTGGGATGCTTTCATTGGGCACGCGCTCCGGCATGCGGCCGTGGGAGTCGTCAATCGTGATGAGAGACAGATGCTCCGCCGCGCTCACGCGGCCCTCCGCGGAAACCCGCCCGACCGCCAGCGGCAGATAAATGTCATGCGGCTGCCCTTCGTAGCGGTCGATCCACGGGCTGTTCAGCCACCAAGGATCATGCAAATAAAACCGGAACGGGAATCCCGCGCCCGGCGGCAGCTCGACCACGCGGCTCTGGTAGCCGGCGAGCTCGATGCCGAAATCGCCGTTGATGGACGCCCACGGCGAATTGGGCGGCGGCGCGAAATTAAAGCCACCCGCGTACAACTCGCGCAAGGGCGTCGCGTCGCTGGCCAGGTCGGTGCCGGTGCCCAGATTGGTTCCCCGCGTGCGCACGGGAAGGTCGGGGCACTCGCGGCGAAAATCCCGCCAGAAATCCATAATGCGTCCGCCCAATTCCCGCGCTCCCTCCGGATGAAACGCCTCTCCGTCGAAGAGCGGCCCGATGGTTTTCCATGTTTCGAGCCCGAATCCGAATCCATTGGACAGCCAGAGAAAATCGAAGCCTAGGTCACGCGCGAAATGCCGGAATTGTCGGCCCAGAAAAGAACCCAGCGCCGTGCCCTCGGGAATGCCGTCGGGATAACCGGCGTAACGGCGCTGGTCCGCATGCAAGGTGGCGTAGCAGGCGACAAAACTCGCCTTGCCCATCGTGTTGGAAAGGCAGATTTCGCGGTGCCGCTGGTATTTGAACGAAGAGGGCGCGAATTCCCCGCCCGGGTCGAACGTCGCCCCGACCGAGATTTCGCGGCCGATTTCGGCGGCGGCCTCGCGCCAGGCGCGCGCGATGTCAGCGAAACGCCGGTAGGTGATGGGCTGCGCATCCTCGCGATAGAGATAGTTGCGCGCGTGCAGACTTTTTCTCCCGGGATCGGCGGGCACGGGCATGTGCGGGTTGGCGTTGCCCAAAAAACGCGCCCACTCCATCGGCGCGTCGAGGTCGCCCGCATAATCGAGAATCTCCGAGCCGTCGGCGGACCAGAACATGATCGAGAGCGCGTCCGCGCGGCCAATCAACGCACGATACTGGCAGAGCGCCTCGCGACAAACAGCGAGCGTGGCGGCGGCGTCCAGGTTGAAAAACGGCTTGAGAGAAACTTCGAGTGTAAGCGATTTCACTACGGGGGATTTGTCTCAGGGTGGATGGGATTGGGCGGGCGCGCGCGGTTACTTGTCGGCGGGGCGCGCGTTTTTGCGCGGACGCCCGCGGCGGTTTCCGGGCGGCGCGTCGCTGGTGCTCTGCTTGGTGTGGGCCCAGATTTTCCCAATTTCGTCAGCGGCCCGTTGGAGCCCGTCGAGTGTGAGTCTTATCTGATCCTTGCTCTTTAACCTCACCGTTGGCGCGCTGGCTCCGAGCGCCGCGAACACCGAGCCCCACGGGTCGCGGTTGGGCACTCCCAGCGCGGAAAACGCCGGTCCCCACGGATCGCGGATGGGCACGGCCAGCGCGCTGATGCCCTCGCACAACTCGTCACAGGTATGGCTGTATTCATTCTCGCGAATGCGCGCCAGTTCCTCGCGTAATTTGACCGGGTCGGTGATGGTGCGCGGAGTATGCTTGGTCAGCCCATGCTGCGCCAGATATGCCTCCAGCGAGTCCTCGTCGAAATGCGCCAGAATCAATTTGCCGAAGGCGGTGCAGTGCGCGATTCCGCTGACGTCTTCCGGTTCCTGCACGCGCAACGCCTGCTTGCTCGGCACGTACTCGAGGTTGATGAGCTTGTTGTGGTCGCTGATGACCAGCATTACGGATTCGTTCAGCTCCGTCGCAATCTCATGCACCACGGGGCGCGCGCTCATGCTCAACGAACGCAGATAGGTCGGGTGGCGGCTGAGCAGCATGAGCCGGGGGCCGGGATGGAAAAGCCGCGTGACCTCATCCTGTCTCACATAGCCAAGCGAGGCGAATGTGGTGGCGATGTTGTGCGCTGTGGCGACATTAATCCCGAGTTCCTGGGCAATCGCGCGGGTGCCGATGCCATCCGACCGGCGCACAATAGACTCGAGAACGTGAAGACTTTTTTTCAGGGTAAGAACAATGGGCATGGGACTGAATAAATGTTCACTATAAAGAAACATCAAGCATAAATTTTGATTCTTTGTAATCACCAGGCGATGGCATTGACTTGGATCCGGCAATATATTTCTTTCATCAGGCGCATGAATCCTTCCTGCATATAAATGTTTTGATTTCCATAACATAAAGGTCGTTCAAGTCATCTCACCTCACGCGGCAACCCCTTCCCCATGGCCTGCCATTCCATGCTCTCCCTATGTGTCAGTATCCCCGCCCTCGCCTGCGCAATCTTGCCGGCATACGCTGCGCATGCGGACGGGGCCGCGCGCGTCCTCGTGCCCGCCACGGACGCAAGGATCCATTTCTCCGACGGCCTGCCTCCGCTGCGCAACGAGGCCGATGGCTCTGTGCATTTTGACCGCGTGCTCGACACGCCCGGTCGCGGCTTCCGCTGGGACAGCCCCGGCACCCGCATGCGCTGGCGCACCGACAGCGCGAGGGTGGCCGCGCGCCTGCGCTACACCGCGCGCCACACCGGTTCCTCGCGCAACAGCACCGGCGCATTCCGCATCGACGGGGATGCGAAACCCGGGTGGACATTCACCCGGCCCGAAGGCGCGGACAGCACGCTGGCCGTGACTCTTCCCGCTCCGGACGACGGCGCGATGCACAACTACGAAGTCATCCTGCCGTATGGCGACTCGGTCGATTTGCTGGGGGTCGAGGTGGGCGCCGATGCCGCGTGGGAGACACCGACCGCGCGGCCGGGCACGCGCTATGTCGCATTCGGCGACTCCGTCACGCACGGGTTCACCGCATCGGTGGTGACGCGCACTTACGCGTTTCTGGTGGCGGAGAAAAACAACTGGGAACTGCTCAACCTCGGCATCGGCGGCCGCGGCGCGCAGGCCGCCGACGGTGACGTGCTCGCGTCAATCGACGCCGGTGTCATCTCCGTGCTCATCGGCGTGAACGACTGGCAGGGCGGCGCGGAACCGGAGACGTTTCGTGACCACTACCGCGCGTTGCTCGACGGCATCCTCGCCGGCCATCCGGACACGCCCGTCTTTCTCATCACCCCGCTCTGGGTGCCGCCCCGCTGGCGGCCGGAGGCGGTGCGGTATCCGTTGGAAAACTACAGGCGAGTCATCCGCAAACTCGCGGCGGAACGCGCCACGCCGCGGCTCCGCGTGATCGAGGGCCCCTCGCTCATCGATCACCGCGATGATTGCTTCGACCCGGTGGCCGTGCACCCCAACGACGCCGGCTTCGCCCAAATGGCGGAGCGCCTGGCGCAGGCGATGCGCCGGAACTCACGCAAGGAACGCCGGCCGTGATCCCGACCTCCCGTTTCCGTCTGAGCATTTCCAGCCGCGCCCGCGCGCTCGCCGGCCGCCTGACCATGCGGCAGCTGTTGCTCCAGGTCACCGTGCCCGCGCTTGTCCACCTGGACCGCAACCGCCTCGACGGCTACGGCGGCATTTTTTTGCACGGCACGACGCAGGCCGAGCGTGACGCGCTGCTCGCGCGCCTGCGTCCGCTCTGTCCGGTGGAGCCATTCGTGGTGGCCGACATCGAATACGGGCCGCGCGACTTGCCCGAGGAGCTCGGATGCGAGTTCGGCCCGATGATGGGCCACGCCATGGCGGACGATCCGGAGCTTACGCTGAAAATCAGCCGCGCCACCGGGTTGATTTCACGCGCGCGCGGCTTCACATGGGCGCTCGGACCGTGCTCCGATTTGCTTGCTGATCCGGACTCGCCGATGGTCAGCACGCGCAGCCCGGGCGCGCGCCCGGAACGCGCGGCGGAGATTGCATGGGCGTTTGCGCGCGGCCTGCAGGAGCACGGATTGCTGGCCACCGCGAAACATTTTCCCGGCGACGGTTTCGGCACGCTCGACCAGCATCTCACCACTCCCGTCAACCCGCTCGACACGCAGGCATGGCGCGACGGCCCCGGTTTCGTTTTCCAACACATGATCAACCGCGGCATCCGTGCCATCATGCCGGGGCATATCGCGCTGCCCGCACTCGACGAGCCGGATGCGCCCGGCGGCCTTCATCCCCCCGCCTCGCTGTCACGGCGGCTGCTCACCGATTTGCTCAGGCACGAGATGGGTTTCGAGGGTCTTGTCATCTCCGACGCGGTGAACATGACCGGGTTCTGCGGATTCATGAATTATTACGACGCCTGCGCGCGTTTCCTTGAGGCGGGCGGCGACGTGCTGCTGTTCGCAAAAGTGGACGAGCGCTTCTTCACCGAGATGGAGCGCTGCCTGCGCGAGAAAAAACTCACCGAGGACACGCTGCGCGACCGCGCGGCGCGCATTATCGCGGCCAAGGAGTCCGCCGGCCTGCTGGACACGCCATTGGTCACACCGCCCGCGCCAGACCTCGGATCCCTCGACCTGCCGACACTCGCGGACCAACTTGTCTCGCGCTCGGTCGGCGTCATCCGCGACCGGCGCGGGTTTCTCGCCCGCCCGATCACCGCCGGGACCCGCGTGCTGCATGTCATCATCAGCAACTACAGCGAGCGCCACCAGCCGTTGCTCTCCTACTTCACGGAGCTCCTGCGCGGACACTCGCCGCTCGTGACCGAGTGGATAGACCCGGGCTGCGACCGGTTGTTTGAGGCGGCGCGCGACGGCGCGTTTGACCTGATTGTCGCCTCCATCGCCGGCGGCATCGAATACGGCGCGAATGTCATCCGGCTGCACGGCCCCGTCGCGCGAAACATGATGTATGGCTGGATGAAACTCGGCCCGCCCGTCGTCTTCGTCGCGCACCATCATCCGTATCTGATTTATGAATACGATGCGGCGGTGGACTGTTGTGTCGCCACTTTCGGGAGTACCCGCCAGTCGCTGCGGCGACTCGCACGCGGTCTGGCCGGCATCGAGCCGCTGCCGGTGTTGAAGCTCTGGAATACATGAAACACCAAGGACAGACGCATATGCCGCACCTGCGCGTCAGCGAGGACGGCACGCACCTTGTCCATGCGGACGGCACGCCGTTTTTCTGGCTCGGCGATACTGCATGGGAGTTGTTTCATCGACTTGATCGCGATGATGCCGTCATGTATCTCGACTGCCGCGCGGAGCAGCAGTTCACCGTCATCCAGGCCGTGCTGCTTGCGGAAAGCAACGGGCTGCGCACACCCAACGCGTACGGCGAGCTGCCGCTGCACGACCTCGCCCCTGCGCGCCCCAACGTACGCTATTTCGAACATGTTGATTTCATTGTGGCAGAGGCCGGACGACGCGGGCTGGTGGTGGCGATGTTGCCGACTTGGGCCGACAAGGTGCCCTCAAACACCCCTGGGGCCGGTCCGGTGGTGTTCACGCCCGAAAACGCGTTCGCTTACGGGCGGTTTCTCGGCGCGCGTTACCGCCATGCCTCCATCATCTGGATGCTCGGCGGCGATCGGGGAATCGACTCACCCGCCGCGCTGGAAATCTGGCGGGCGATGGCGCGCGGGCTGCGCGAGGGGGATGGTGGCGCGCACCTGATGACGTTTCACCCTAAAGGCGGCGCGAGTTCCGCCCAATGCGCGAGCGATGAACCGTGGCTCGACTTCCATGTTTACCAGAGCGGTCATGCCGCGCGTTGGCTGCCGGTTTACCGCTTCGCCTTGGAACTGGCGGCCCTGCGTCCGCGCAAACCGTTTCTTGATGCCGAGCCTCCCTACGAGGACATCCCGATAAAATTCTGGGAGCACGTAAAACTCCATTCATCCGAGCCGGTGCCCGCCGGCGTGCTCGACGAGCGCGGGCTCATTGCCGAGCCGGGATTTTTTGCCGATGGTTTTTATACCGACCACGACGCGCGCGTGCACGCCTACTGGAACATGCTCTCGGGCGCCTGCGGGCACACCTATGGGAACAATGCTGTCTGGCAGATGCACGAGCACGGCGCGCGCGCGGCCATCCCCTGCCTGCACGACTGGCGTGAGGCCATCGACCGGCCCGGCGCGTGGCAGATGCGCCACCTGCGCGCGCTCCTCACGGCGCGTCCTTTTCATCTCCTCGCACCGGCGCAGGACATGATTCACGGCCTGAATCCCGAAGGCCGTGACCACGTGCGCGCCGTGCTTGCGCACACGCGCGAATTTGCCCTCGCCTACGTGACATGCGGTCGGCCGCTGACACTGGCGATGGGCGCGGTGTCCGGCGAAAAAGTCCGCGCGTGGTGGTTCGACCCGCGCACCGGCGAAGGGACCGTGGCCACCGATGTATCCAATAATGGAATACAACAATTCGCCCCTCCCACGGGCGGTGCGGACCGGGACTGGGTGCTGGTGCTGGATGCGATTTGAGAGCGATGGGGAGCGCGGCTGGAGAACGGTGCGGGCGCACGATTCAAAAATCAGCAGAGTATATGGAGTGCGGCGACTTGTCGCCGCTTTCGACGGCGTGAATTGTCACGCCGCCACGTCCGCACCGCCGCCATCCGGGGCGGGCCGCCAAGTCGGCCCGTCAAAAGCGGGAACAAGTTCCCGCACTCCAGAACAAGCCGCGCCTTCGGCCTTCCTTGCGACAAAATAAACCGGGAA
This genomic stretch from Termitidicoccus mucosus harbors:
- a CDS encoding glycoside hydrolase family 140 protein; amino-acid sequence: MKHQGQTHMPHLRVSEDGTHLVHADGTPFFWLGDTAWELFHRLDRDDAVMYLDCRAEQQFTVIQAVLLAESNGLRTPNAYGELPLHDLAPARPNVRYFEHVDFIVAEAGRRGLVVAMLPTWADKVPSNTPGAGPVVFTPENAFAYGRFLGARYRHASIIWMLGGDRGIDSPAALEIWRAMARGLREGDGGAHLMTFHPKGGASSAQCASDEPWLDFHVYQSGHAARWLPVYRFALELAALRPRKPFLDAEPPYEDIPIKFWEHVKLHSSEPVPAGVLDERGLIAEPGFFADGFYTDHDARVHAYWNMLSGACGHTYGNNAVWQMHEHGARAAIPCLHDWREAIDRPGAWQMRHLRALLTARPFHLLAPAQDMIHGLNPEGRDHVRAVLAHTREFALAYVTCGRPLTLAMGAVSGEKVRAWWFDPRTGEGTVATDVSNNGIQQFAPPTGGADRDWVLVLDAI
- a CDS encoding glycoside hydrolase family 3 protein; its protein translation is MIPTSRFRLSISSRARALAGRLTMRQLLLQVTVPALVHLDRNRLDGYGGIFLHGTTQAERDALLARLRPLCPVEPFVVADIEYGPRDLPEELGCEFGPMMGHAMADDPELTLKISRATGLISRARGFTWALGPCSDLLADPDSPMVSTRSPGARPERAAEIAWAFARGLQEHGLLATAKHFPGDGFGTLDQHLTTPVNPLDTQAWRDGPGFVFQHMINRGIRAIMPGHIALPALDEPDAPGGLHPPASLSRRLLTDLLRHEMGFEGLVISDAVNMTGFCGFMNYYDACARFLEAGGDVLLFAKVDERFFTEMERCLREKKLTEDTLRDRAARIIAAKESAGLLDTPLVTPPAPDLGSLDLPTLADQLVSRSVGVIRDRRGFLARPITAGTRVLHVIISNYSERHQPLLSYFTELLRGHSPLVTEWIDPGCDRLFEAARDGAFDLIVASIAGGIEYGANVIRLHGPVARNMMYGWMKLGPPVVFVAHHHPYLIYEYDAAVDCCVATFGSTRQSLRRLARGLAGIEPLPVLKLWNT
- a CDS encoding SGNH/GDSL hydrolase family protein yields the protein MPAYAAHADGAARVLVPATDARIHFSDGLPPLRNEADGSVHFDRVLDTPGRGFRWDSPGTRMRWRTDSARVAARLRYTARHTGSSRNSTGAFRIDGDAKPGWTFTRPEGADSTLAVTLPAPDDGAMHNYEVILPYGDSVDLLGVEVGADAAWETPTARPGTRYVAFGDSVTHGFTASVVTRTYAFLVAEKNNWELLNLGIGGRGAQAADGDVLASIDAGVISVLIGVNDWQGGAEPETFRDHYRALLDGILAGHPDTPVFLITPLWVPPRWRPEAVRYPLENYRRVIRKLAAERATPRLRVIEGPSLIDHRDDCFDPVAVHPNDAGFAQMAERLAQAMRRNSRKERRP
- a CDS encoding IclR family transcriptional regulator — protein: MPIVLTLKKSLHVLESIVRRSDGIGTRAIAQELGINVATAHNIATTFASLGYVRQDEVTRLFHPGPRLMLLSRHPTYLRSLSMSARPVVHEIATELNESVMLVISDHNKLINLEYVPSKQALRVQEPEDVSGIAHCTAFGKLILAHFDEDSLEAYLAQHGLTKHTPRTITDPVKLREELARIRENEYSHTCDELCEGISALAVPIRDPWGPAFSALGVPNRDPWGSVFAALGASAPTVRLKSKDQIRLTLDGLQRAADEIGKIWAHTKQSTSDAPPGNRRGRPRKNARPADK